In one Lolium rigidum isolate FL_2022 chromosome 3, APGP_CSIRO_Lrig_0.1, whole genome shotgun sequence genomic region, the following are encoded:
- the LOC124704127 gene encoding monoacylglycerol lipase-like — translation MAGSMQAAEAAGRISALLSLLALRRILAVLQPLALLLLLPLRWRAAQRHGDGSTSSAGTADAPSSSAASSGKKGKASAVVLRVPAGSPMATARRQALARREAAVRRAREAGREYELVPTARGETLFTQCWWPHGSSAVKPRAIVLVMHGLNEHSGRYDYLAKRLNDMDVKVYGMDWTGHGGSDGLHGYVQSLDHAVQDMKMYLKKVSAENPGVPCFCFGHSTGGGIILKAVLDPEVNALVNGIILTSPAVRIQPAHPIVEALAPVFALIAPRYQFAGSSKNGPAVSRDQEALKVKYSDPLVFTGSIRVRTGYEILRLTSYLQQHLHRITVPLLVLHGADDMVTDPAGSKSLHREASTPDKSIRLYDGLLHDLLIEPEKEVVLGDIVDWLRPRI, via the exons ATGGCCGGGAGCAtgcaggcggcggaggcggcgggcagaATCAGCGCGCTGCTCTCGCTGCTCGCGCTGCGCCGGATCCTCGCCGTGCTGCAGCCCCTcgcgctgctcctgctgctgccgctCCGATGGCGCGCCGCGCAGCGCCACGGGGACGGCTCGACCTCATCGGCAGGCACGGCCGACGCGCCGTCCTCCTCCGCGGCCAGCAGCGGGAAGAAGGGCAAGGCGTCGGCGGTCGTGCTAAGggtgccggccgggtcgcccatgGCCACCGCGCGGCGGCAGGCGCTGGCGAGGCGCGAGGCGGCCGTGCGGCGGGCGAGGGAGGCTGGGAGGGAGTACGAGCTCGTCCCCACCGCGCGCGGCGAGACGCTCTTCACGCAGTGCTGGTGGCCGCACGGCTCCTCCGCCGTCAAGCCCAG GGCGATTGTTCTGGTCATGCACGGGTTGAACGAGCACAG TGGGAGGTACGATTATCTGGCCAAGCGGTTGAACGACATGGACGTCAAGGTTTATGGCATGGACTGGACCG GCCACGGTGGAAGTGATGGTCTTCATGGATACGTGCAGTCCCTCGACCATGCCGTCCAAGACATG AAAATGTATCTGAAGAAAGTCTCGGCTGAGAACCCCGGTGTCCCATGCTTCTGCTTCGGGCACTCAACTGGCGGAGGCATCATTCTCAAGGCTGTGCTTGATCCGGAGGTCAATGCTCTTGTTAACGGCATCATCCTGACATCGCCTGCTGTCCGTATCCAGCCTGCCCACCCCATCGTAGAG GCACTTGCCCCAGTTTTTGCACTGATCGCGCCGAGGTACCAGTTCGCGGGCTCGAGCAAGAACGGGCCGGCGGTGTCGCGCGACCAAGAAGCCTTGAAAGTGAAGTACTCTGACCCGCTGGTGTTCACCGGCTCCATCCGTGTCAGGACGGGGTACGAGATCCTCCGGCTGACCTCCTACCTGCAGCAGCACCTCCACCGGATCACCGTGCCGCTGCTGGTGTTGCACGGCGCCGACGACATGGTGACCGACCCCGCCGGCTCGAAGAGCCTGCACCGGGAGGCCTCGACGCCGGACAAGTCCATCCGGCTTTACGACGGGCTGCTCCACGACCTCCTCATCGAGCCTGAGAAGGAGGTGGTCCTCGGCGACATCGTCGACTGGCTGCGCCCCAGGATCTGA